In Carassius carassius chromosome 46, fCarCar2.1, whole genome shotgun sequence, the following proteins share a genomic window:
- the LOC132129656 gene encoding bromodomain adjacent to zinc finger domain protein 2A-like isoform X1 gives MLRGDVKSNICDVRRSSARWLRVRTSHTGDLHSVLRFERSMEANNHFNYGPHSSVSANSGLKHSSGDSLFTNGSSMSFPQQGKNLNGQMNVNGITTAGGSSQPGSHPPSSSYPHMSNHHLPGSMGFDYLWGQSQYNPAMGPIPPLGLHQKSGSQGGIQPQQPPHHFQSHGPYQVNGSMGPSQQPPGAGPQYWGRVNPGQQQQPQGGSSMPMAYNSHSMYGTYSNQGIPPSQHHQQLQSATAHHLQHHQQPQQHYGVMPNGLPFYQHPSNQSQTQSQPQTQMIPPAAQSFTPPRGSPQHHHVASGGGRSSPHHVQVPMRSPSAVPDSGSPKSREMQVSMNESLKEMDKGFNGVEKSSVPQHLSKTESFPVKPPGSVSSADYNQAVQHPAVDLERPVKQRQEMGAAAKELSSSPVSGPPPPLASPPRKTSTLPMDSHSPSSPGFALSTALGVGANASAFPTSPLTPQLQMVLGQKPGISGPSSAEGTPAGLGTPPSMSSPKSSRAPPAGSYNHSLVSSKTLMHPPTVPVPSQTVPEAQGSKSPPVSPTPLSLAASPSVVSTPPALAPLKGPQEASPLTGQSPKHPAASSTPTSVANNVSLPAVSALLSVVAGSPQVAALASSAPPPAVSYSSQASSAPLNVSPAPNVSRSLIGSVPQPLETVANADVSSHSPGQMGSHGLVRHNFGESHSRPEACGSKSKVGIIMGTSNKESNNETQAEMHKLQIHGRNPELAFIVPKEPERDTMVIGRKDSNSIRDQDPPRKGESDTLNDSFSTDTSLDFQSLAESTYHESSRAEDGSSMMDTFDDSYSLSQTGDQSKFTEGSMIDDSRDLLDTSGEEENLNRSMTSTSSTEVAFLKDNTSLLDDSLIDSSQNYSSLLSASINASTHSIKGDHILGKENGADTLGGDRRSALSVMTVKALQAVVSGSVEGTTTHMSETHIAMPTKKPRKPRTPKTTIATTEIGSPDSKIKKQKITPDGPKQEKVRRRKKTEDNPLSAVKKRKISKESKEQEGFPTDTSTPSNALPVLPSDPLTFFHDSSLKNSEQPIVRPKKICKRKRKEGVNEAKPPKPAQEFSEGKTEDNDDNSSAAGDTPRRRIATEEQVQFPLQHGWRREIRVRRLEDRLKGETWYYSPCGRRMKQFPEVIKYLTRHPDALQGVSREHFSFSPRMPVGDFYEEREGPEGLKWFLLANEEVPSMIMAITGRRGRPPNPDKEPRSRGCRARGAPGRRPGRPPKPKMEDLLSKVDARLLKRLGAKKDLTEEEKEKLIKIKKKMKRKARLKRKEDAKNKKIRLEKRKAKLEKAKEQEQDDEGQSQSQSQTQSSESPLSAAEGPKKPGRRKKVAVSPAAEALDLEKASPIKKVARARSKAKALAKAQAQAEAEAQAALAAKRQAERRAQAQRRAEERKRQQIILEEMKKPAEDMCLPDHTPLPQLTRIPGLVLSGLAFSNCLRVVEFLHGYGKILGLQVPKDIPSLSVLQEGLLGMEKSQGELLDLLIKLVEAALHDPGLPSYYQSVKILGEKLVDLELSHSTVSEVLRIFLEAHGFELEVCNSLRTKSFQTLKPDAKASILAFLVEELNASNIITREIDNTLENMATYRKNKWIIEGKLRKLKAALMRKTGRPEEELCFEERRRSARVGGAEEESIEESCVLERGSRRKAKEEPKHPEIESPNSCSVAELERQIDKLTKRQVFFRKKLQQSSHSMRAVSLGQDRYRRRYLLLPYMGCVLVEGAEDILASGEVTVSDEPVTYVKVITPVKNEVKAEPPLSPAFTASLPSSPRVSQLTPTEVDPLPGEASLMSSHRGRGRPRKIKPEVELHLREAKNRRRRRSSRSAAEDSTLSSPVQDPPQPSFQTPLEQPQDAEADGSAPITASGAGQGEDNSQPEDSMREQAEKQGQWFNLLPKEPCDETSISQPCENTPAPASSPPEDTPAPPDTDPLAPAPPQPPTAQMQTETPPLPQVCSTPAPRAVRRRRRSSGTSRAHARSSAAKRRGRPRSNLFQEVQLKYFTQLVVKPVPLEMVKGWWWIREPEELTAVVSALHPRGIREKVLHKHLSKHMEYLSEVCRRPVTDPIFQSTVEDALLEASKQVWSEQERVLQLDIGVLQWVEDLEQRVVSADLQLKVSIPNAESDSEASQESSCSQFQMYTPPEADSTREDLQYYEHELDPKDDWMVKTKREWYDLLRVPSNPLDLAVLRLTNLERNIERRYLKEPLWNLSEVVRLAPLTPPPGGEEVPLDAVSLESEITPRLKTWRQALDRCRSASQLSLCLLQLEKAIAWERSVVKVTCQVCRKGDDDEYLLLCDGCDRGCHMFCLRPKVMQVPEGDWFCPTCVAKENGEAPRSQRSSRKRSNVRKLRFAEESSEEDDGYRRGVTTRQKDTPASSSGTSISPSKRRRMATRNQPDLTYCEIILMEMESHSDAWPFLEPVNPRLVPGYRRIIKNPMDFLTMREKLLQGGYCSCEEFAADAQLVFNNCELFNEDKSEVGKAGHAMRRFFESRWAEFYENNDK, from the exons ATGTTGAGAGGAGATGTGAAGAGCAATATTTGTGATGTCCGCCGCAGCAGTGCTCGCTGGCTGCGTGTCAGAACCTCACACACCGGAGACCTGCACAGCGTTCTTCGTTTCGAACGTTCG ATGGAAGCAAATAACCATTTCAACTACGGGCctcactcttctgtgtcagcaaACTCAGGACTGAAGCATTCCTCAGGAGATTCTCTCTTTACTAACGGGTCCTCCATGAGCTTCCCCCAGCAAGGGAAAA ATCTGAATGGCCAAATGAATGTGAACGGCATCACTACTGCAGGTGGGAGCAGCCAGCCAGGCTCCCACCCTCCCTCTTCCTCTTATCCTCACATGAGCAACCATCACCTCCCAGGCAGCATGGGGTTTGACTATCTGTGGGGCCAGTCTCAGTACAACCCAGCGATGGGGCCCATCCCTCCCCTCGGGTTGCACCAGAAATCAGGCTCCCAGGGTGGGATACAACCACAGCAGCCTCCGCACCACTTCCAGAGCCATGGACCGTACCAAGTCAATGGCAGTATGGGACCGTCCCAGCAACCTCCAGGTGCTGGGCCGCAGTACTGGGGAAGAGTAAATCCtgggcagcagcagcagccacaGGGGGGATCTTCGATGCCCATGGCATATAACTCTCACAGTATGTATGGGACATATTCCAACCAGGGCATCCCACCGTCCCAGCATCACCAGCAGCTCCAGTCTGCAACAGCACATCATCTCCAACACCACCAGCAGCCACAGCAGCATTATGGTGTGATGCCTAATGGATTGCCGTTTTACCAGCATCCATCAAACCAGTCCCAAACTCAGTCTCAACCACAGACTCAGATGATACCACCCGCTGCACAGAGCTTTACACCTCCACGAGGAAGCCCTCAGCACCATCACGTGGCCAGCGGAGGAGGAAGAAGCAGCCCCCATCATGTCCAGGTCCCAATGAGGTCCCCTTCTGCTGTGCCTGATAGCGGTTCGCCTAAGAGCAGAGAGATGCAAG TTTCTATGAATGAGTCCTTAAAAGAAATGGATAAAGGCTTCAATGGAGTCGAGAAAAGCTCTGTACCCCAACATTTGTCCAAAACTGAGAGTTTTCCTGTAAAGCCCCCTGGCTCTGTTTCCTCTGCCGACTATAACCAGGCTGTGCAGCACCCAGCTGTGGACCTGGAGAGACCTGTAAAACAACGTCAGGAGATGGGAGCTGCTGCAAAGGAGCTTAGTTCTTCCCCCGTCTCTGGACCTCCTCCACCACTAGCTAGTCCGCCTCGGAAAACATCGACCCTGCCAATGGATTCACATTCTCCTTCCTCTCCAGGGTTTGCTTTATCTACAGCTTTGGGTGTTGGTGCAAATGCATCTGCGTTTCCAACCTCTCCTCTCACACCACAGCTTCAGATGGTCCTAGGCCAAAAACCTGGAATCTCTGGACCTTCATCAGCTGAAGGAACACCTGCAGGACTTGGGACACCTCCTTCAATGTCTTCTCCTAAGAGCTCCAGAGCTCCACCTGCTGGTTCCTACAACCACTCTCTGGTATCTTCTAAGACCTTGATGCATCCTCCAACGGTGCCAGTGCCTTCTCAAACTGTACCGGAGGCCCAGGGATCAAAAAGTCCACCGGTCTCTCCAACACCTCTGTCTTTGGCTGCATCTCCATCTGTTGTCTCCACTCCTCCTGCGCTGGCTCCACTTAAAGGACCCCAAGAGGCATCACCTCTAACAGGCCAGAGTCCTAAACACCCTGCTGCTTCCTCCACTCCAACATCTGTTGCCAATAATGTCTCTCTCCCTGCAGTCTCCGCACTTCTGTCTGTGGTCGCTGGTTCTCCTCAAGTTGCCGCTCTGGCTTCATCTGCACCACCTCCCGCTGTTAGCTATTCTTCTCAGGCATCTTCAGCACCTCTCAATGTTTCTCCTGCTCCAAATGTATCTCGTTCCCTCATTGGCTCTGTTCCTCAGCCTTTAGAAACAGTGGCAAATGCGGACGTTTCTTCTCACAGTCCAGGGCAGATGGGTTCTCATGGTTTAGTACGGCACAACTTTGGGGAATCACACTCTAGACCTGAGGCATGTGGTTCAAAGAGTAAAGTTGGAATCATAATGGGCACATCCAATAAGGAGTCCAACAATGAGACCCAAGCTGAGATGCATAAGTTGCAAATTCATGGTAGAAACCCTGAACTGGCTTTCATTGTTCCAAAGGAACCTGAAAGAGACACTATGGTCATTGGCAGAAAGGACTCTAATAGTATCAGAGATCAGGATCCCCCAAGGAAAGGAGAAAGTGACACTTTAAATGATTCTTTTAGCACTGACACGTCATTGGACTTTCAGTCCTTGGCCGAGTCAACCTACCATGAAAGCTCAAGAGCTGAGGATGGGAGTTCAATGATGGACACTTTTGATGATTCTTATAGTCTTTCCCAGACTGGAGACCAATCAAAGTTTACAGAAGGTTCCATGATTGATGACTCCAGGGACTTGCTGGACACTTCTGGCGAAGAAGAAAACTTGAACCGCTCCATGACCTCTACCAGTTCCACCGAGGTGGCGTTCCTCAAAGATAACACGTCTCTACTGGATGACTCTTTAATCGACAGCTCACAAAATTACTCCTCCCTGCTGTCTGCGTCGATTAATGCCTCTACACACTCTATCAAAG GTGATCATATTCTTGGCAAAGAGAATGGAGCTGATACTTTAGGAGGTGACAGAAGATCTGCACTCTCTGTAATGACAGTTAAAGCGCTGCAAGCAGTCGTAAGCGGTTCTGTTGAAGGCACGACCACACATATGTCTGAAACCCACATAGCGATGCCAACAAAAAAGCCACGGAAGCCTAGAACCCCAAAGACGACAATCGCTACCACTGAAA TTGGCTCTCCTGATTCCAAGATCAAGAAACAAAAGATAACACCTGATGGCCCAAAACAAGAAAAAGTTAGGAGGAGAAAGAAAACCGAGGATAATCCACTGAGTGCAGTGAAGAAGAGGAAAATTTCTAAAGAGTCAAAGGAACAGGAGGGCTTCCCAACTGATACCTCAACTCCTTCAAATGCTCTGCCTGTCCTTCCAAGTGATCCACTGACGTTTTTCCATGACTCAAGCCTGAAAAATAGTGAGCAGCCCATAGTCCGGCCCAAGAAGATCTGTAAGCGTAAGAGGAAAGAAGGTGTGAATGAGGCAAAGCCTCCCAAACCAGCCCAAGAGTTCTCTGAAGGGAAAACTGAAGATAATGATGATAACAGCTCCGCAGCAG GTGATACCCCAAGGCGTCGGATTGCAACTGAAGAGCAAGTCCAATTTCCTTTGCAGCATGG CTGGAGGCGAGAGATTCGGGTCCGGAGGCTCGAGGACCGCCTGAAAGGAGAGACGTGGTACTATAGCCCCTGCGGCCGGAGGATGAAGCAGTTCCCCGAGGTCATCAAG TATCTGACGAGGCATCCCGATGCTCTCCAGGGCGTTTCCAGAGAGCACTTCAGCTTCAGTCCACGCATGCCAGTGGGTGACTTCTATGAGGAGAGGGAAGGCCCTGAG GGTTTGAAATGGTTCCTCCTCGCCAATGAGGAAGTGCCCTCCATGATCATGGCAATAACAGGCAGACGTGGTCGTCCACCAAATCCAGACAAAGAGCCTCGTTCCCGTGGCTGCCGAGCCAGAGGAGCCCCAGGTAGACGACCAGGCCGACCTCCCAAGCCCAAGATGGAGGATCTGCTCAGCAAAGTGGACGCAAGGCTGCTGAAGAGACTGGGGGCCAAGA AGGATCtcacagaggaagaaaaagaaaaactgatcAAGATCAAGAAGAAAATGAAGAGAAAG GCAAGACTGAAAAGAAAGGAGGATGCAAAGAATAAAAAGATCCGGCTGGAGAAACGGAAAGCCAAA TTGGAGAAAGCCAAAGAGCAGGAGCAGGATGATGAAGGCCAGTCCCAATCCCAGTCTCAGACCCAGTCCTCTGAAAGCCCTCTCTCAGCCGCAGAGGGACCCAAGAAGCCCGGTCGCAGGAAGAAGGTCGCAGTATCACCAGCTGCTGAAGCGCTGGACCTGGAGAAGGCCAGTCCCATCAAGAAAGTGGCCCGGGCCCGCAGCAAAGCCAAGGCTCTGGCCAAAGCCCAGGCTCAAGCGGAGGCCGAAGCGCAGGCTGCTCTGGCAGCAAAGAGGCAGGCGGAGCGAAGGGCGCAGGCTCAGAGACGAGCGGAGGAGAGGAAGAGACAGCAGATCATCTTAGAGGAGATGAAGAAGCCTGCAGAGGACATGTGTCTCCCTGACCACACG CCCCTCCCACAGTTGACACGAATACCAGGACTGGTGCTTTCGGGTTTGGCCTTCTCCAATTGTTTAAGGGTGGTTGAGTTCCTGCATGGTTACGGGAAGATTCTGGGGCTCCAGGTGCCCAAGGATATTCCCAGCCTGAGCGTGCTGCAGGAAGGGCTCCTCGGCATGGAGAAGAGCCAAGGAGAGCTTCTGGATCTGCTCATTAAACTGGTGGAGGCCGCTCTGCACGATCCGGGACTGCCCTCATATTACCAG TCTGTGAAGATCCTGGGGGAAAAGCTGGTGGATCTGGAGCTGAGCCACAGCACTGTGTCCGAGGTGCTGCGGATCTTTCTGGAAGCCCATGGCTTTGAGTTGGAGGTGTGTAACAGTCTCCGTACAAAGAGCTTCCAGACCCTCAAACCTGATGCCAAAGCCTCCATACTGGCTTTCCTGGTGGAGGAGCTCAACGCCAGCAACATAATCACCAG GGAGATTGATAACACACTAGAGAATATGGCAACCTACAGGAAAAACAAGTGGATTATAGAAGGCAAACTACGCAA ACTGAAGGCTGCACTGATGCGTAAGACGGGCCGTCCGGAGGAGGAGCTGTGCTTCGAGGAGCGCCGGCGCAGTGCTCGTGTGGGGGGGGCCGAGGAGGAGAGCATCGAGGAGAGCTGCGTGCTGGAGAGAGGGAGCCGCCGCAAGGCCAAAGAGGAGCCCAAACACCCCGAG ATTGAGAGTCCCAATTCTTGCAGCGTTGCTGAGCTGGAGCGTCAGATTGATAAACTGACCAAG CGTCAAGTGTTTTTCCGTAAGAAGCTGCAGCAGTCGTCTCATTCGATGCGGGCTGTGTCTCTGGGGCAGGATCGGTACCGCCGCAGGTACTTGCTGCTGCCTTACATGGGATGTGTCCTCGTGGAGGGAGCCGAGGACATCCTGG CGTCAGGTGAAGTGACGGTCAGCGATGAACCTGTGACTTATGTGAAGGTCATAACTCCAGTGAAGAACGAGGTTAAAGCTGAGCCTCCCCTCTCTCCGGCTTTCACCGCATCTCTCCCGTCTTCTCCTCGAGTGTCCCAGCTCACCCCCACAGAGGTGGATCCCCTCCCCGGCGAGGCCTCTCTGATGAGCAGCCATCGAGGACGGGGACGCCCACGCAAGATCAAACCTGAAGTGGAGCTCCACCTGCGAGAGGCCAAGAACCGACGGCGCCGCCGCAGCAGCAGATCAGCAGCTGAGGATTCGACTCTCAGCTCTCCTGTGCAGGATCCCCCTCAGCCCTCTTTCCAGACGCCTCTCGAGCAGCCGCAGGACGCAGAGGCCGACGGCAGCGCCCCGATCACAGCCTCAGGAGCCGGTCAGGGCGAGGATAACAGCCAGCCGGAGGACAGCATGAGGGAGCAGGCAGAGAAACAAGGCCAGTGGTTCAATCTGCTGCCTAAGGAGCCGTGCGACGAGACGTCGATCTCCCAGCCGTGTGAGAACACACCTGCGCCCGCTTCATCACCCCCTGAAGACACTCCAGCACCCCCCGATACTGACCCGCTCGCTCCTGCTCCACCACAGCCTCCGACAGCACAG ATGCAGACGGaaactcctcctcttcctcaggtgTGCTCCACTCCGGCTCCCAGGGCCGTGAGGAGGCGCAGGAGAAGCAGCGGGACGTCCCGAGCTCACGCTCGCTCCAGTGCGGCGAAGAGGCGTGGCAGACCTCGCTCCAATCTCTTCCAAGAGGTGCAGCTGAAGTACTTCACGCAGCTGGTGGTGAAGCCTGTTCCTCTAG AAATGGTGAAGGGCTGGTGGTGGATCCGAGAACCGGAGGAGCTGACAGCCGTTGTGAGCGCCCTCCACCCTCGAGGCATCCGCGAGAAAGTGCTCCACaaacacctctccaaacacaTGGAGTATCTGTCTGAGGTCTGCAGGCGGCCCGTCACCG ATCCCATCTTTCAGAGCACGGTGGAAGATGCCCTGCTGGAGGCGTCTAAACAGGTGTGGAGTGAGCAGGAGAGAGTCCTGCAGTTAGACATCGGTGTTCTCCAGTGGGTGGAAGATCTGGAGCAGAGAGTAGTCAGTGCAGACCTTCAGCTCAAG GTCTCCATTCCCAATGCAGAGAGTGACAGTGAGGCTAGTCAGGAGTCATCATGCTCTCAATTCCAG ATGTATACCCCTCCCGAGGCGGACTCCACGCGGGAGGACCTGCAGTATTACGAGCACGAGCTTGACCCCAAGGACGACTGGATGGTCAAGACCAAGAGGGAATGGTACGACCTCCTGCGGGTTCCCAGCAACCCCCTGGACCTGGCCGTCCTCCGCTTGACTAATCTGGAGCGTAACATCGAGCGCCGCTATCTGAAGGAGCCGCTGTGGAACCTGTCCGAGGTGGTGCGCCTGGCTCCTCTCACCCCTCCACCCGGCGGGGAGGAGGTCCCGCTAGATGCTGTCAG cTTGGAAAGTGAGATCACACCGCGGTTGAAGACGTGGCGGCAGGCCCTGGACCGCTGTCGCAGTGCGTCtcagctctctctctgtctgctgcAGCTGGAGAAAGCCATCGCCTGGGAGAGATCCGTCGTCAAAGTG ACGTGTCAGGTGTGCCGTAAGGGCGATGATGACGAGTACCTGCTCTTGTGTGATGGCTGTGATCGTGGCTGTCACATGTTCTGCCTGAGGCCAAAGGTCATGCAGGTGCCAGAAGGCGATTGGTTCTGTCCCACCTGCGTAGCCAAG GAAAACGGTGAAGCTCCGAGATCACAGCGTTCATCGCGGAAGAGATCGAACGTGCGGAAACTGCGGTTTGCGGAGGAAAGTTCAGAGGAGGATGATGGGTACAGACGAGGCGTGACCACACGACAAA